In Amycolatopsis sp. FBCC-B4732, the genomic stretch CTGCCGCCCGGTCGTCCACAACGCGGTCATCAGCTGGCCGCGCAGGCGCTCACGGAGGGGGTGCTCCGCGACCAGCGCCGTGAGTTCGCTGACCAGCCCCGCGCCGCGGCCCAGCGCGAACGCGCAGTCGACGCGCTTCTCCAGCACGTCCAGCCGCTGGTCCGCCAGCCGCGCGGCTTCCGCGGCGGCGAACCGGGACTTGAGGCCGCCGAGGGCCGGGCCCTGCCACTGGCCGAGCGCCTGGTCGTAGCGCTGTTCGGCGGTTTCGTGGTCGCCCGCGCCGGCGGCGGCATCGCCTTCGGCGGCCAGGCGGGCGAACTCCAGCAGGTCGACGGTGCAGCCGGTCAGCTCGATCCGGTAGCCGCTCTGCTCGGTGAGGATCGCGCCCGGGGCGCCGTCGGGCTGCTGGAACGCCCGCCGCAGCGTCGAAACGTAGGTGTGCAGCAACGCGGACGCGCTGTCCGGCGGCGTCTCGTCCCAGATGATCGAGATCAGCCGGTCGGCGTGCAGCACCCGGCCTTCCGCCAGCAGCAGCGCCGCGAGCAGCGTGCGGGGCTTCGGCCCGCCCAGCGGGACATCGGCCCCGGTTCGCCGCGCGGTCACCGCCCCCAACAGCTGAAACCGCATCGAGATCCCCCCAGTCCCGTGAGATCACACGTTCAGGTGACCTCGCTTCGGACCCTAGTCACGCCTGATCACGTGCGGAGGGGAAAACACTCGAACGGCCGAAGCCGCCCGGTTCAGCAGTAGCCGAGCTGCGCCAGCGTGTCCACGATGATCTCGGACGGGTGGTACTTGTCCATCCAGGACTCGCCGCGGCGGTTCTGGTACGTGTCGAGGAAGTTCTGCAGCTTGTCGCCGCGCATCTCGGTCAGCACGACCGTTTCGCCCAGGTGCTGCGGGGTTTCCGTGCGCTCGCGGTGCACCGCGCAGGGGAGGCCGAGGTAGTAGCACTCCGCCGACAGGCCACCCGAGTCGGTGACGACGTATTCCGCGCGCGCGACCAGCGGAAGGAACTTCAGGTAGCGCATCTTCGGCTGGACGATGAACTGGTCGTCGAAGATGTTCCCGATGCCCAGCGCGCGGATCTTCTCGCGCTCCGGCGCACCGGCCATGTACAGGATCGGCATCTTGCGGCTCTGCTCGCGCAGGATCTCCAGCGCCTCGCGGTACTTGTCCGGGCGCGAGACCAGTTCGAAGCGGTGCAGCGTCGCCAGGCCGAACTTCTCCGGCAGGTTCGGCACGTCCAGCGGTTGGTTGATGGCCAGGCGCATCGCGTCGATCGCCGTGTTCGCTTCGGTGTTGACGACGACGCCGCGGGCGTGCCGCAGGTTGTTGACCTCGCGGATGCTCGGCGCGAAGTGCATGTCGACGATCTTCGCCGCGATCTTGCGGTTCAGCTCCTCCGGCAGCGGCGAGAGGATGCTGCCCGACCGCGCGCCCGCCTCGACGTGCCCGACGCGGGACTTGAGGATGCGCTTCCCGATCAGCGAGCCGTACGGCGTGGTGAACGTGTCGCCGTGCACCAGCACCAGCGGGGGACGGCCGTCCTCGTTCAGCGCGGCGCGCAGCTCGTGGCGGCGGCTCCACGCGGTGCGCAGCACCTGCGCGGCCCAGCCCGGCACCTGCGCCGGCGACTCGAGGTTGTGGGCCTTGTCCTCCGGCACCAGCCAGACGTCGGGCGCCGGCATGTCCAGGTCGGCCAGTACGTCCGCGACCTCGTCGACGTGCTGGGCGGTGAACCAGATCTTCGGCCGCATCCCGCGCTCGCGGATCCCGTGGTAGACGGGCGCGATCTTGATCAGTTCCGCGGTGGTGCCGAGAATGAAGGAAATCACCAGAGGAGCCCATTTCCGGTCGGGTGCGGTGGCGTAAGGATACTGGCCGACCCCCCGCGGGGGCCGCCGGGTAGCCTCGGCACGGTGAGTGCGAACCCGCTCCTCCCCTCGCTCAGCGTCGTGATCCCGGTCTACAACGAGCAGGACTGGATCGAACGCAGTGTCGGCGCGCTGCTCGCTTCGGCGTCGGCCGCGAGCTGGCCGATCGAGGTCGTCGTGGTCGACGACGGCAGCACCGACGCCACCCCGTCCCGGCTCGACGACCTGCGTGAACGCCACGGCATCACGGTGCTCAGCCAGGCCAACGGCGGCCGGTTCGAGGCCAGGAGCGCGGGCATCGCCAAGTCCTCCGGCGAGTGGATCGCGCTGCTCGACAGCCGCGTCATCGTCGACGAGCACACCCTCACGTTCCTGCGCGACCAGCTCGTGGACCACCCCGAGCGCGCGGTCTGGAACGGCCACATCAACGTCGCTTCCGAGCACAACCCGTACGCCGGTTTCATGGCCGGGCTGGTGAAGGTGCCGTGGCGCAAGTACTGCGCGAACCCGCGGCTGATGTCGTACGGCATCGAGGAGTTCGACGTCTACCCGAAGGGCACGACCTTCTTCTGCGCCCGCCGCGGTCTCCTCGAAGGCTCGGTGACGGCGTTCGCGTCGCTGTTCGACGACATCCGCTTCGCCAGCGACGACACCCGCATGCTGCGGTGGATCGCCGAGCGCGAGCAGATCTGGCTCGCCCCCGAGCTGTCCGCGACCTACAACGGGCGCGACTCCTTCAAGAAGTTCACGCAGCAGGCGTACTTCCGCGGCACGACGTACGTGGACTCCTACATCGCTTCGCCGGGCCCGGCCCGCAATGCCCTCTTCGGCGCGCTCGCGGCCGGGGTCATCGGCCTGGCCTTCGCCGCGAAGAAGCCGAAGACGACGCTGGCCGCCGGCGTGCTCGGCGCGGTCGCGGCCGGCGAGGTCGTCAAGAAGTGCGGTGCGACCGGCCCCGAGGCCCGCGCGGTCACCAAGCTGCTGCCGGTGTTCGCCGGCGGTTTCGGCGCGGGTGTCCTGCGTGGACTGGCCATGGCCGTGCGGACCAAGCTCCGCCGCCGATGAGCGCCGAGGTGGAAACCCCGGCCGCCGCCCGCAGCGGGCGCACGACGGCGGGCAGCCTCGGCGGCTCGCTGATCGTGTCGATCGGCCTCGGCTACGTCCTCACGGTCGCCTGCCAGCGCCTGTTGTCCCCGCAGGATTACGCGGTCTTCGTCACCTTCTGGGGCCTGGTGATGGGCCTCGGCAGCACGCTCTCGCCGCTGGAGCAGGAGCTCTCTCGCCAGTCCGCGGTGGCCGCGTTGACCGGGGGCAGGGCGGGGCGCCCCGCCCTGCGCGCGGTCGCCGTCGGCATGCTGGTCGCGGCCGCTTTTTCGCTCGCCCTGCTGATCCCGCCGGTCAACGAAAAGCTCTTCGGCGGCGACTGGTCGCTGGCCCTGATCGTGCTGTGCGGCGGCGTCGCGTTCGCCTGCCAGTTCGGCACCCGCGGGCTGCTGATCGGCCAGCACAAGGTCAAGGCGTTCTCGCTGCTCGTGGTGGCCGAGCCGGCCATCCGCGCGCTCGTCCTGGGCGTGCTGTTCGTCTCCGTCGCCTACAACGTCGTCTCGCTGGCGATCGCGGTCGCGGCCGGCTCCTTCGCGTGGCTGCTGTTCGCGCGCCCGGCCCGGCAGCTGCTCGACCCGCACGTCGAGGGCGACGGCTGGGGCGTCACCGGCCGCCGGATGGGCATGCTGCTGGTCGGGGCCGCGCTGACGGCCGCGGTCATCACCGGCTACCCGGCGCTGGTCGGCCTGCTGGCCCCGGGCGGCGACCGCGACCGCGTCGGCGCCCTGTTCGCCGCGCTGGTCATCGCCCGGCTGCCGCTGACCCTGATCGGGCCGGTGCAGTCGCTGGCCGTGCCGTTCGTCGTCCGGCTCTCGGTCACCGAGGAAGGCCGCCACAAGCTCCGCCGCGTGCTCGCCCTCGGCGCCGCCGCGTCGCTGGTGCTGGCCGCGCTCGGCGCGCTGGTCGGGCTGTGGCTCGGGCCGTGGGCCGTCCGGTTCGTCAGCGGGCCGAAGTACGACATCGACGGCTGGTCGGTCGCCGGGCTCGTCTGGTCGTCGGTGCTGCTGGTGCCGATGCAGCTGCTCACGGCCGTGCTCGTGGCCCGCACCCAGGCCCGGCTGGTGCTGGTCACCTGGGCGATCGTCACCGGCACGGCGTCCCTGCTGCTGGTGCTGCTGCCCGGCGAAACCGTGTTCCGCGCGGTCGTCGCGCTGGCCGCCGCGCCGACGCTGGGCCTGGCCGTGGTGCTCGCGTTCGTTCTCCGGAAAGCACCGGAATCGGTTTCGGGGACAACCCCGGGCACCGGTGGAACGTCTTCGTAGCGGCCCAGTAAGGTGCGTTGCGAACCCGCCGGTGGGGACGGGAAACGGCGTGAAACGCCGGTAAGGTTTGGACTGCGAATTCGATGAACGTGCTACTCGTTTTGCTCGCGTTCTGGTTGCCGGGTCTGGTGTTCGGTGCCGCGATCCGGCTGCGCGGCTGGACGCTGGCCGCGGCAGCGCCGATGCTGACCTTCGGCCTCGTCGCCCTCGGCATCCCGGTGCTCGGCCGGTTCGGCATCCGCTGGTCGATGCCGAACGTCGCGCTGTGGACGCTGGTGCTCTCGGCCGTCGGGTTCGCGCTGGCCTTCGCGGTGACGCGGTCCACGCGCCGCCGTCACCCGGACTGGACCGAGCCGGAGCGGCCCGAGCGCAGCCTTCGCGACCACCTGCTGATCGGCCTCGGCGTCCTCGCCGGCCTCGGCATCGGCACCGTCACGTTCCTGCGCGGCATCCGCGACGTCGGCAACGTCCAGCAGGGCTGGGACGCGCCGTTCCACGCGAACCTGGTCCGCTGGATCGCCGAGCACGGCGACGCCCGGCCGTCGACCGTCGGCACGATCGCGAACCTGCCGAACGAAACGCACTACTTCTACCCGGACACCTACCACGCGCTGCTCGCCCTGGTCTTCGGCAAGGGCGGCCTGACGATCATGCCGACGCTGAACCTGGCGGCGCTCGCGGTCGTGCTGACCGTGCCGCTCGGCGTCGCGGCGATGTGCCACGCCTGGCGGATGCCCCCGATCGGGGTGGCCGCGGCGGCCGCGGTGTCGGCCTGCTTCACGGTCTTCCCGTACGACTCGCTGTGGCGCGGCCCGCTGTGGCCGTTCGTCGCCGGCGTCGCGCTCATCCCGGCCATGCTCGCGGTCGCCCGGCACCTGCTGGAGCCCCGCGCGATCGCCGGCCCGGTCGCCATCGGTGTCGGCGTCGCCGGGCTCGCCGGCCTGCACACCAGCGTCGTGTTCGTCGTCATCGTCTACTTCCTGCTGATCCTCGCCGCGGTGGTGTTCCGCTTCGAGGCGATCACCTGGCGCCGGTCGCTGCCGTCGCTGCTCGCGACCGTGGTGCTGGCCGCCGCGCTGGGCATCCCGGTGGTGCTCCCGTCGCTGTACAACGCCGGCGGCGTGACCAGCGCGTACTGGGCGAACGAAGCGACCGTGAGCGGCGCGGTCGGCGAGACGATCACGTTCTCGCCGATGGCCGCGTTCCCGCAGTGGTGGATCGGCGTCCCCGCGATCATCGGCGTCTTCCTGCTGGTCAAGCACCGCCGGATGCTGTGGATGGTCGGCGCGTACGTCGTGCTCGGCGGGTTGTTCGCCGCGACCGTCTCCCTCGAGACCGACCTGGTGCACACGCTGAGCAGCCCGTTCTACAACGACAACTGGCGCGTCGCGGCCCTCGTGCCGCTGGCCGGCTGCGTCGCGTTCGGCGAGTTCGTGCACACCGCGTCCGGCTGGTTCGCCGAAAAGGTGGCCCCGCGCCTGCCGAACCTCAAGCCGGCCACGCTCACCCTGGTCGGCGTCGTGGTGCTCGCGCTGGTCGTCGGCGGCCTGAGCCGCGGCGGCTACATCGGCCGCAACGCCGCCCGCCTGCAGCTCAACTACAGCGGCGGCCCGACGGTCAGCAAGGACGAAGAGGCCGCGTTCACCTGGCTCGCGCAGCACACCGCGCCGGGCGAGCGCGTGCTGAACGACAAGGCCGACGGGTCCGTCTGGATGTACGCGCTGGCCGGCGTGATGCCGACGCAGTGGAACTTCTACGGCGCCGAGTTCGACACCGACGCGGGCTACCTGAGCGTCTTCGCCAACGACGTCGAGAAGTACCCGAAGGTGCGCGAGCTGCTCACCGAACTGAAGGTCCGCTACGCCTTCGTCGGGGCGGGCAAGGTGACCCCGGCGACGCAGAACGACGTCGGTCTCCAGCACCTCGACAGCAGCCCCGGCTTCAAGCTGGTCTACCGCAACGCGGGCGCGAAGATCTACGAGATCGAGGGCCAGCAGGGCGTTGTCACGGCCGGTGCCGCGCCTGGGTCCGGCACCGGTAACGGGCAGTGAAAGGCTAAAGTGATCGCGTGTCCACCACCTCCGTGACCAGCCGCCGGGTGCTGATCGTGATGCCCGCGCTCAACGAATCGGCGAGCGTCGCTTCGGTCATCGCGCAGGTCAAGCGCGCTCTGCCGGACGGCGATCTGCTGGTCGTGGACGACGGCTCGGCGGACGACACCGCCAAGCTGGCGCGCGCGGCCGGGGCCGAAGTGGCCCGGCTCGCGGTGAACCTCGGGGTCGGCGGCGCGATGCGCACCGGCTTCCGGTACGCCGCCGCCCGCGGCTACGACGTCGTCGTGCAGGTGGACGCGGACGGCCAGCACGACCCGGACGAGCTCGACGCGCTGTTGCGCGGCCTGGACGACGCGGACATCGTGATCGGCTCCCGGTTCGCCGGCAAGGGCGCCTACAAGGCCAGCGGGCCGCGCAAGTACGCGATGGTCGTGCTGTCGCTGGTGTTCTCCCGCCTGGCGAAGACCAAGCTCACCGACGTCACGTCGGGGTTCAAGGCGATGGGCCCGAAAGCGATCCGGCTGTTCGCCGGCTACTACCCGGCGGAGTACCTGGGCGACACGGTGGAGTCGCTGGTCATGGCCATCCGGGCCAAGCTGACCATCAAGGAGATCCCGGTCGTCATGCGCGAGCGCGCGGGCGGCACACCCAGCCACTCGCCCGTCAAGTCGGCCGTCTACCTGGGCCGCGCCGGCCTCGCGCTGCTGCTGGCGCTGGTCCGACGCCGCCCGGCCGTCGACTCCTCAGACTCGGCATAAGGAGCTACCGAAGATGGTCGGTTGGCGCATCCTCAGCATCGTCATCGCATGCCTGGTGCTCTTCGTCGTCATCGAGATGATGCGGCGGCGCAAGCTGCGCGAAAAGTACGCGGGTGTGTGGCTGATCGTCTCCATCGGCGTCGTGGTCCTGGCCGTGGTCCCGTCGGCCGCGGATTTCCTGGCCAAGCTGACCGGGGTGGAAACCCCGTCGAACTTCGTCTTCCTCCTGGCCGGCGTCGTGCTGGCGCTCGTGTCGCTGCACCTGTCCACCGAGGTCGGGCACCTCGAGGAAGAGGTCCGCACGTCGGTCGAGGAGATCGCGCTGCTGCGCTGCGAGCTCGAAGACACCCGGCGCGACCTGGAGCGGCGGATCGCCGGGCTGGAGACCCGCGTGTCGGCGCCCGACGACGTCAAAGGGCTCCCGGAGGTCGAGCGCGTCAGCAAGTGACGCGCTGATCGAAGCCCTGCTCGCCGCGCCCGCCCGGCTGGGCGGGGTCCGCGTGCTCGCGATCGACGGGCCGTCGGGTGCCGGGAAGTCCACACTGGCCGCCCGGGTCGTCGAAGGCCTGCGCGCCCGCGGGTGCCGCACCGAGCTGGTCAGCACCGACGCCTTCGCCACCTGGGACGACCCGGTTTCGTGGTGGCCGCGGCTCGTCGACGGCGTCCTGCGTCCCCTGGCCGAAGGCGTTCCGGGCGCTTATCGGTGCACCGACTGGTCTTCCGGCGTTCCCCGCCCGGGTGAGCTCGTCCGGGTGAGCGTGCCGGACGTGCTGGTGCTGGAAGGCGTCTCGAGCGGCCGGGCTTCGGCAAGAACCCTGCTTTCGCACCTCTGCTGGCTCTCCGGCGGCCCGGAAGCCGTGCGGCTGGCCAAAGCCGTCGGACGGGACGGGGAGGCCGCACGGGCCGAATTGGGGCGCTGGCAACGGTTCGAGCGTGGCTGGTTCGCCGTCGACGGCACCCCCGCGGCGGCCGGAACCCGACTTTCGTAGGGAACGAATCGGTCACCCAGCGTGACCAGAGGACCCGGATCGATCCAGCCCGGCATCACGACCGGACCAACATAGGTACCGCCATCTGAGTTAGTGATCCGGCACCGGGTGCATCCGTAACGCACAAACGGTCACATTCTGTCGTGATTTACGGACACATTGCGGTCAAATCGACGTCCACGTAGCGCGATCGTAACCTCACGTGCTTAAGTGCGAGCCGAGTTCCCGCTAGTGTCGGCGAACACACGATCGTCCGTCGAGTTCCTGACCGACCGGACGGTGA encodes the following:
- a CDS encoding glycosyltransferase family 2 protein produces the protein MPALNESASVASVIAQVKRALPDGDLLVVDDGSADDTAKLARAAGAEVARLAVNLGVGGAMRTGFRYAAARGYDVVVQVDADGQHDPDELDALLRGLDDADIVIGSRFAGKGAYKASGPRKYAMVVLSLVFSRLAKTKLTDVTSGFKAMGPKAIRLFAGYYPAEYLGDTVESLVMAIRAKLTIKEIPVVMRERAGGTPSHSPVKSAVYLGRAGLALLLALVRRRPAVDSSDSA
- a CDS encoding glycosyltransferase family A protein, translating into MSANPLLPSLSVVIPVYNEQDWIERSVGALLASASAASWPIEVVVVDDGSTDATPSRLDDLRERHGITVLSQANGGRFEARSAGIAKSSGEWIALLDSRVIVDEHTLTFLRDQLVDHPERAVWNGHINVASEHNPYAGFMAGLVKVPWRKYCANPRLMSYGIEEFDVYPKGTTFFCARRGLLEGSVTAFASLFDDIRFASDDTRMLRWIAEREQIWLAPELSATYNGRDSFKKFTQQAYFRGTTYVDSYIASPGPARNALFGALAAGVIGLAFAAKKPKTTLAAGVLGAVAAGEVVKKCGATGPEARAVTKLLPVFAGGFGAGVLRGLAMAVRTKLRRR
- a CDS encoding UDP-N-acetylglucosamine 2-epimerase, whose translation is MISFILGTTAELIKIAPVYHGIRERGMRPKIWFTAQHVDEVADVLADLDMPAPDVWLVPEDKAHNLESPAQVPGWAAQVLRTAWSRRHELRAALNEDGRPPLVLVHGDTFTTPYGSLIGKRILKSRVGHVEAGARSGSILSPLPEELNRKIAAKIVDMHFAPSIREVNNLRHARGVVVNTEANTAIDAMRLAINQPLDVPNLPEKFGLATLHRFELVSRPDKYREALEILREQSRKMPILYMAGAPEREKIRALGIGNIFDDQFIVQPKMRYLKFLPLVARAEYVVTDSGGLSAECYYLGLPCAVHRERTETPQHLGETVVLTEMRGDKLQNFLDTYQNRRGESWMDKYHPSEIIVDTLAQLGYC
- a CDS encoding lipopolysaccharide biosynthesis protein, giving the protein MSAEVETPAAARSGRTTAGSLGGSLIVSIGLGYVLTVACQRLLSPQDYAVFVTFWGLVMGLGSTLSPLEQELSRQSAVAALTGGRAGRPALRAVAVGMLVAAAFSLALLIPPVNEKLFGGDWSLALIVLCGGVAFACQFGTRGLLIGQHKVKAFSLLVVAEPAIRALVLGVLFVSVAYNVVSLAIAVAAGSFAWLLFARPARQLLDPHVEGDGWGVTGRRMGMLLVGAALTAAVITGYPALVGLLAPGGDRDRVGALFAALVIARLPLTLIGPVQSLAVPFVVRLSVTEEGRHKLRRVLALGAAASLVLAALGALVGLWLGPWAVRFVSGPKYDIDGWSVAGLVWSSVLLVPMQLLTAVLVARTQARLVLVTWAIVTGTASLLLVLLPGETVFRAVVALAAAPTLGLAVVLAFVLRKAPESVSGTTPGTGGTSS
- a CDS encoding uridine kinase gives rise to the protein MLAIDGPSGAGKSTLAARVVEGLRARGCRTELVSTDAFATWDDPVSWWPRLVDGVLRPLAEGVPGAYRCTDWSSGVPRPGELVRVSVPDVLVLEGVSSGRASARTLLSHLCWLSGGPEAVRLAKAVGRDGEAARAELGRWQRFERGWFAVDGTPAAAGTRLS
- a CDS encoding DUF6541 family protein, whose protein sequence is MNVLLVLLAFWLPGLVFGAAIRLRGWTLAAAAPMLTFGLVALGIPVLGRFGIRWSMPNVALWTLVLSAVGFALAFAVTRSTRRRHPDWTEPERPERSLRDHLLIGLGVLAGLGIGTVTFLRGIRDVGNVQQGWDAPFHANLVRWIAEHGDARPSTVGTIANLPNETHYFYPDTYHALLALVFGKGGLTIMPTLNLAALAVVLTVPLGVAAMCHAWRMPPIGVAAAAAVSACFTVFPYDSLWRGPLWPFVAGVALIPAMLAVARHLLEPRAIAGPVAIGVGVAGLAGLHTSVVFVVIVYFLLILAAVVFRFEAITWRRSLPSLLATVVLAAALGIPVVLPSLYNAGGVTSAYWANEATVSGAVGETITFSPMAAFPQWWIGVPAIIGVFLLVKHRRMLWMVGAYVVLGGLFAATVSLETDLVHTLSSPFYNDNWRVAALVPLAGCVAFGEFVHTASGWFAEKVAPRLPNLKPATLTLVGVVVLALVVGGLSRGGYIGRNAARLQLNYSGGPTVSKDEEAAFTWLAQHTAPGERVLNDKADGSVWMYALAGVMPTQWNFYGAEFDTDAGYLSVFANDVEKYPKVRELLTELKVRYAFVGAGKVTPATQNDVGLQHLDSSPGFKLVYRNAGAKIYEIEGQQGVVTAGAAPGSGTGNGQ
- a CDS encoding DUF2304 domain-containing protein, coding for MVGWRILSIVIACLVLFVVIEMMRRRKLREKYAGVWLIVSIGVVVLAVVPSAADFLAKLTGVETPSNFVFLLAGVVLALVSLHLSTEVGHLEEEVRTSVEEIALLRCELEDTRRDLERRIAGLETRVSAPDDVKGLPEVERVSK